Proteins co-encoded in one Candidatus Binatia bacterium genomic window:
- a CDS encoding PQQ-binding-like beta-propeller repeat protein, producing the protein MRNMILGIAVVLTVWMALAASVQPVHAGPDVGAWPMFQHDAQNSGRATVNGPQGPVPHLIWEFNGDSRFLATGVVDADGIVYVPNGKRPLTALDPDTGLELWSPNVAPVAGQAKVGLADRSQPAVSDDGRVYQGTRDNNLWATETGAGPGDVAGEIHCTFHVPHDGDVTTSPTIASDGTVYMGSEALGAGWFYAMTPDCLPKWPDGPNVQDGKVVLGGSLKNIAPALTPDESIVFVSIKTEAIAIDTADGDELWRRTIASSGFGSRTPNFSPVVSADGSAVYFVSKDGVWALDTATGAELWPAPFLPPFPLADASKEEMKSAPALAADGTLYIGASKTGSSHFYALDPADGSVLWSHEHTDNSQYINNQAAIGADGTVYVAFAETLFAFEGDGDGSGGSDIKWQMLVPGGFDAGPIVGAPGTLYVAAGKQFYKVTDPDPAGVLCAPTPDVGCRSSAPLAANLTLADKKKPSLSWKLRKGDATSTADFLDPASFGRYVSVCLYDGSALAQPITAMNFASGGQCNGKDCWRTKSKGYKLKNKSGATSRGVGKIGLREGGQGRSSVLVKGQGDFLNLPSLPLTPPVTVQLIIDDGASRNCWQSSLPFVLENDATRFKAVGP; encoded by the coding sequence GCCGTTGTGCTGACGGTCTGGATGGCGCTCGCCGCTTCGGTCCAACCCGTACACGCCGGACCGGACGTTGGAGCGTGGCCCATGTTCCAACACGACGCACAGAATTCCGGCCGGGCGACGGTCAACGGTCCGCAGGGCCCGGTTCCGCACCTCATCTGGGAGTTCAACGGCGATTCGCGGTTTCTAGCCACCGGCGTCGTCGACGCCGACGGAATCGTATACGTGCCGAACGGAAAACGGCCCTTGACCGCACTCGATCCCGACACGGGCCTCGAGCTCTGGTCCCCGAACGTGGCGCCGGTGGCCGGGCAGGCGAAAGTCGGGCTCGCCGATCGCTCACAGCCTGCGGTCTCCGACGACGGCCGCGTGTATCAGGGAACACGCGACAACAACTTGTGGGCCACCGAAACCGGCGCCGGACCAGGCGACGTCGCCGGAGAGATCCACTGCACCTTCCACGTCCCACACGACGGAGACGTCACGACGTCTCCGACCATCGCGTCGGACGGGACAGTGTACATGGGTTCCGAGGCGTTGGGCGCGGGTTGGTTCTACGCCATGACACCCGACTGTCTGCCGAAATGGCCCGACGGCCCGAACGTCCAGGATGGGAAGGTCGTTCTGGGCGGGAGCCTCAAGAACATTGCGCCGGCGTTGACCCCAGACGAGTCCATCGTGTTCGTGTCGATCAAGACGGAGGCGATTGCGATCGATACGGCAGACGGCGATGAGCTGTGGCGCCGCACGATCGCCTCTTCGGGCTTCGGGAGTCGGACGCCCAACTTCAGCCCGGTCGTTTCGGCAGACGGCTCGGCCGTCTACTTCGTGTCCAAGGACGGCGTGTGGGCCCTCGACACGGCCACCGGAGCGGAGCTCTGGCCGGCGCCGTTCCTGCCCCCCTTCCCCCTCGCCGACGCGAGCAAGGAAGAGATGAAATCAGCACCCGCTCTCGCGGCCGACGGGACGCTGTACATCGGAGCTTCGAAGACGGGCTCCAGTCACTTCTATGCGCTCGATCCGGCCGACGGCAGCGTTCTCTGGAGTCACGAGCACACCGACAACAGCCAGTACATCAACAACCAAGCCGCGATCGGTGCCGATGGCACTGTCTACGTCGCGTTCGCCGAGACCCTGTTCGCGTTCGAAGGCGACGGGGACGGGTCGGGCGGGAGTGACATCAAGTGGCAGATGCTGGTCCCGGGCGGCTTCGACGCGGGGCCGATCGTCGGCGCTCCCGGCACACTCTACGTGGCCGCCGGGAAGCAGTTCTACAAGGTTACCGATCCCGATCCGGCCGGTGTGCTCTGCGCGCCCACCCCGGACGTGGGCTGCCGTTCGAGCGCACCCCTCGCCGCAAACCTCACCCTCGCTGACAAGAAGAAGCCCTCCCTGTCCTGGAAGCTCCGCAAAGGCGACGCGACGTCCACGGCCGACTTCCTCGATCCCGCGTCGTTCGGACGGTACGTGAGCGTGTGTCTCTACGACGGCTCGGCCTTGGCCCAACCAATCACCGCGATGAACTTCGCAAGCGGTGGCCAGTGCAACGGCAAGGACTGCTGGCGCACCAAGAGCAAGGGCTACAAGCTCAAGAACAAGAGTGGAGCCACCTCCCGCGGCGTCGGCAAGATCGGCCTCCGGGAAGGAGGCCAGGGTCGCTCGAGTGTCCTGGTGAAAGGCCAGG